AATGGTGTTTGGGGTGTTTTAGTGTATtgattttttcctcttcttcttcttgcattTTATCAGTTTATTATTCCACTGCTTTACTAAAAGTAGTAGAATTTTGGTTTTTCTTGTAAGCTAATTGGCCTAAGTTTTGAATGGCCGTGGAATTTTAGTAGCTTAGTTGGTTTGCTAGCTGAActtttactttgttaatgatggtTCTATTCCCCacctatatattttttaatcttcaaATGGCTTCCCTTTCTTATAGCTAATGTCACcattttcttatgtttgttgTATAGTTGAATTTCTGATTGTGTTTGTTCGACTTGTATTGTTGCTAGATTATAGTGATGGGGATGTTAGGATTGCGAAGCGTATTATTTGCTGTTGTGCTTCACATTGTAGTACTATCAGCTGCTGCTGACATTAAGAATTTGAAGATATGGCCAATGCCATTATCGGTTAGCTATGGACATAGGAATCTTCAACTTAGTAATGAGTTTGTGCTCAAGACTGAAGGCAGCAAGTACCCTGATGCCTCTGGAATTCTTAAGGAAGGTTTTTCAAGGTTACTTGATGTCATAAAGGTAGCTCATGTCGTTGACGCCAACTTCTCATATGACGGTTCTTCTCCGGTGCTAAAGGGAATCCAAGTGGTCGTCCTTTCTCCAAGCGATGAGGTATTGATCTCGTAGCTATTCGTTCTTTGCTTTGAGCTTGGTCATTTAATTTGTCGTTGTTTGATTGTTTAGCTGGTAAATGGTACTGCATCTGAATGAACTATAGCTTTGTCTGAAGAAAAAAAGTAGTATTTGGAAGAGCTTTTTCACTCTGTCCATGATAGACAAGCTTCTAATCAtgttttgttcatttcattagaGATCCTCAGTGCAAGATTCTCCCTTTGTCACAGTTTATGTGTTGATacgcaaaaaaaataaaatctacacCACATAATATTTTGCATTCAAATGGTTTGAATTCAACCCGAACTCTTGAAAGTTGTGGGTCACATGTATCTCCTTTATTCACTGGAGTGAACCGCCGAAGTGTTTGGCAGCTCACACGTTAGGAATTTGAATTCTAACCAATTATCAGTCaaattatgtttaaatatttcGGGTGCTTTTATTCTGTTCAATTCTTTGCTGGTAgattttttctccttgaattgTGTTTTCTAAACCAACTGAATAAAACCTTGAGCAATGCAGCTGCAGTACGGTGTTGATGAATCCTACAACTTAACCATACCAGAAAAAGGAAGCCCAGCCTTTGCATATTTGACGGTAGGTGTTATCAGTTTTTTCTGTGTTGATAATATGGCACATATCTTTAAAGGATATATTTGTCCAATCAAATGCATTTCCCTGTAGCTTTTCGGCAGTATCATATACTCTATGATACATCTTGAAGTGATTTTCGCCAAAATCAGTAGGCTAAGTCAcggttaataattcttttgtcaTAGCTGAAACATTTTTAAAGGTAGAGTTTGTTAGCTTTGTTATCTAGTACTACAGTGCATGATAATGTCATGCATCCCGGTCTTCTATGCTTTTGTGGTTACTCATTGATTTAGAAACTCCATAACTTGTTTGGTATTTGGCGAATAATGCTCCCCCCGTTTTTGTTTGTCTAGTTTTGACTTGGCACAAATTTAGTAAAGAAACTTtgaatcttgtgatcttaaactaaagatatgtaGAATGTACCATGGTTGGATAATGAGAGATTGTTTTACACTTGTTCTCACCGTATGACCTTATCCGATAGTCACGATTTGATGCAGGCTAAAACAGTTTATGGGGCTTTGCATGGTTTTCAGGTTTGATGCTTCTGCTCGAGCTAAAAACCTGTTAGTACTTAGTCAAGTATCTTTTTGCTTTAGTTAGATGCTTTAATGTTGTGTTTTTGGCATCAAGACAGACATTTAGTCAAGCATGCCATTTTAACCTTACAACCAGAGCAATTGAAGTTCATCAAGTTCCATGGACCATTGTTGATCGGCCAAGATTTTCTTATCGAGGGCTTTTGATTGGTGAGGAGCTTTTCTAATAATTATAGGAGGGTTGCATTTACTTATTTAATCTTGCTTTTCTAGTTTAACACAACGAATACTATCCAAACAagaaatattatgaaaataagaaacCATGTCAGCAAGGTGTGTTTGTTTTCACTTGGAAACTCTCCTACATATGAAAAATTCTCATTTGAATTCAGTGCGCAACTGCATTTTGGTGGTAAGGTCTGCTTAACACTGGCTATTTGTACTGCTAGTTTATTGATATCTGAATTGGTACATTGGACTTTAAGTATTCAAGAAAGTGAAGCATTATAAGACTAGCCAAAAAGTTGGAAACCAAAATTGTTCCTTGAAATGAGCTTGTAGCATTATCAGTTACGTTACTCTTGCCCTGGTATTAGTTCCAGATTATATCTATTAAGAGAGTTCAGTGTGAATGACCTTATCTCGTGTCTTTACCATGTCATATTCTGTCAAGATCTCTTGCTAACTTAAAATGCTAATATCCCTAATTCTCTTACAGACACTTCCCGTCACTATCTGCCGTTGCCTGTGATATTGAAGGTCATTGATTCGATGGCTTATGCAAAACTGGTATGTAACTCTCTGGCTACCGCTTTCTAGACCTCTTAATAATGTTTTACTTCATGTCTACAGTCTACCTAAATCTTCTTCTACAAAACTTCTATGTTTTTATGTGGAGTTCTTTGCATCCTCACCTTGGAAACTTGCAAGTGCTGTGCAATATTAATAGAGCCCACATTTTAGTAACTTTTGGGGAGGGACTGGAGGATAGGATGTAGCAGACCTTACACCTACTAAATATCACCCTTCCTCTCGCACATAAAGTGCAACAGGACTCAACTATTTATTCAAGTTCTTATTGAATTAAATGCCTACGTCTTACTTCTTATTGATTGTCAAGACTCTGATCCTCACAATATTCTTTATTCAGAATGTGCTTCACTGGCACATTGTAGATACACAATCATTCCCACTTGAGATACCATCCTTTCCGAAACTGTGGAATGGTGCTTACTCAAGTTCAGAGAGGTATACTGTAGCTGATGCTTCAGAGATTGTGAGGCAAGTTATTTCTTTCACGCTTTTCATTATTCTTTCCTTGGCTTTTGATGTGCAAATGATGTTTTGCTGATCCATGTAAACATTTAAAAGTTGCAGATATGCAGGAAGGCGTGGAATCAATGTATTAGCTGAATTAGACGTTCCAGGACATGCTAAATCTTGGTATGGAGTGACATTCTATTTGGATATTAGTTCGTTGAATGAAAtgtcaaaaagatttttttttccattcctATTTAACCAATAGACCCTTGTGGGCCATCCCTTCCCCGGAACTCCATGCATAGCGGGAGCTTAGTACACACCACTTCCCATTTAACCAATCTAACAATTGTTCGATTTCAGGGGTATTGGTTATCCTTCTTTATGGCCGTCCAAAAACTGTCAAGAACCACTTGACGTGAGCAGTGATTTCACTTTCAAATTAATAGACGGGATTCTCTCAGGTAAAGCTCAGTTGTATGTCACTTTACGACCCTTGTGAGCAGTGGCGGAGCCACATGCAGTGAAGGGGTGTCGACCGACACACCTTCGTCGGA
The DNA window shown above is from Solanum lycopersicum chromosome 11, SLM_r2.1 and carries:
- the LOC101253853 gene encoding beta-hexosaminidase 3 isoform X1, translated to MGMLGLRSVLFAVVLHIVVLSAAADIKNLKIWPMPLSVSYGHRNLQLSNEFVLKTEGSKYPDASGILKEGFSRLLDVIKVAHVVDANFSYDGSSPVLKGIQVVVLSPSDELQYGVDESYNLTIPEKGSPAFAYLTAKTVYGALHGFQTFSQACHFNLTTRAIEVHQVPWTIVDRPRFSYRGLLIDTSRHYLPLPVILKVIDSMAYAKLNVLHWHIVDTQSFPLEIPSFPKLWNGAYSSSERYTVADASEIVSCRYAGRRGINVLAELDVPGHAKSWGIGYPSLWPSKNCQEPLDVSSDFTFKLIDGILSDFSKIFKYKFVHLGGDEVDTSCWTLTPRISKWLKQHRFNGTGAYEYFVLRAQKIALSHGYEIINWEETFNNFGNKLSPKTIVHNWLGGGVAQQVTAAGLRCIVSNQDKWYLDHIDTTWQNFYSNEPLTNITKPEQQRLVMGGEVCMWGEHIDGSNIETTIWPRAAAAAERLWTAYDNIAKNPEQAARRLAYFRCLLNQRGVASGPLSGGGRAAPDEPGSCYEQ
- the LOC101253853 gene encoding beta-hexosaminidase 3 isoform X2, whose translation is MGMLGLRSVLFAVVLHIVVLSAAADIKNLKIWPMPLSVSYGHRNLQLSNEFVLKTEGSKYPDASGILKEGFSRLLDVIKVAHVVDANFSYDGSSPVLKGIQVVVLSPSDELQYGVDESYNLTIPEKGSPAFAYLTAKTVYGALHGFQTFSQACHFNLTTRAIEVHQVPWTIVDRPRFSYRGLLIDTSRHYLPLPVILKVIDSMAYAKLNVLHWHIVDTQSFPLEIPSFPKLWNGAYSSSERYTVADASEIVRYAGRRGINVLAELDVPGHAKSWGIGYPSLWPSKNCQEPLDVSSDFTFKLIDGILSDFSKIFKYKFVHLGGDEVDTSCWTLTPRISKWLKQHRFNGTGAYEYFVLRAQKIALSHGYEIINWEETFNNFGNKLSPKTIVHNWLGGGVAQQVTAAGLRCIVSNQDKWYLDHIDTTWQNFYSNEPLTNITKPEQQRLVMGGEVCMWGEHIDGSNIETTIWPRAAAAAERLWTAYDNIAKNPEQAARRLAYFRCLLNQRGVASGPLSGGGRAAPDEPGSCYEQ